In one window of Heterodontus francisci isolate sHetFra1 chromosome X, sHetFra1.hap1, whole genome shotgun sequence DNA:
- the LOC137358644 gene encoding probable G-protein coupled receptor 139, whose product MHGIPRGLVFALYYPVIAAIGVPANLAVIVILSRGRCGLSRCITFYLMSMAVTDLLVIITAVILNRIVGIYFPSSFLFITPVYSFSFVLMAASRDCSVWVTVMFTFDRFVAICCQKLKTKYCTVKTATVVIGTVCGLSCFKNTFWYFICEPLYVINNIPWFCKIKSTFYTSPAWAAFDWIHCITVPFLPFILILLLNALTVRHILVAIRIRRRLQVRSKVENQSDPEMKNRRKSIVLLFCISSSFILLWLMFLLTALYVRIAKISYFSGFNYNGSVVILEEGGYMLQILSSCINPFIYAGTQNKFRDELRNGVKYPRTLIAKLFKK is encoded by the exons ATGCACGGCATACCGAGAGGTCTGGTGTTTGCCCTTTATTATCCTGTCATTGCAGCTATTGGTGTTCCAG ctaacttggcagtgattgtgattctgtcccgaggaagatgtggtctctccagatgtatcactttcTACTTGatgtccatggcagtgacggatctcctggtcattatcacagctgtgatattaaaccggattgttggtatttatttcccatccaGTTTCCTGTTTATCACCCCAGTATATAGTTTCAGTTTTGTGTTAATGGCTGCAAGCAGAGATTGTTCGGTCTGGGTAACCGTCatgttcacctttgatcgatttgtagccatttgttgccagaagctaaaaacaaaatattgcaccgtgaAAACAGCAACAGTGGTTATAGGGACAGTTTGTGGCTTGAGTTGTTTCAAAAATACATTTTGGTACTTTATCTGTGAACCTTTGTATGTGATTAATAATATACCGTGGTTCTGCAAAATTAAGTCAACATTTTATACCTCACCTGCATGGGCTGCTTTTGACTGGATTCACTGTATTACAGTTCCTtttctcccattcattctgattttactgctcaatgctttgactgtcagacacattttagtggccattaGAATTCGCAGGAGACTCCAGGTCCGCAGCAAAGTTGAgaatcagagtgacccagagatgaaGAACCGGAGAAAATCGATCGTTTTGCTCTTCTGTATCTcgagcagttttatcctgttatggttgATGTTTCTTCTTACTGCACTCTATGTCCGAATTGCGAAAATTAGTTATTTCTCGGGTTTCAATTATAATGGATCAGTTGTTATCCTGGAGGAAGGCGGATATATGCTTCAGATTTTGAGTTCTTGCATAAAcccatttatttatgcagggacccagaATAAATTCAGAGATGAGTTaaggaatggggtgaaatatccacgGACTCTGATTGCTAAATTATTTAAAAAATGA
- the LOC137358658 gene encoding probable G-protein coupled receptor 139 translates to MHGIQRGLVFALYYPVIAAIGVPSNLAVIVILSRGRCGLSRCITFYLMSMAVTVLLVIITAVILNRIVGIYFPSSFLFITPVYSFSFVLMAASRDCSVWVTVMFTFDRFVAICCQKLKTKYCTVKTAAVVIWAVCDLSCFKNTFRYFICEPLYVINNKPWFCKIKSTFYTSPAWAAFDWIHCITIPVLPFILILLLNALTVRHILVDIRIRRRLQVRSKVENQSDPEMKNRRKSIVLLFCISSSFILLWLMFLLTALYVRIAKISYFSGFNYNGSVVILEEGGYMLQILSSCINPFIYAGTQNKFRDELRNGVKYPRTLNAKLFK, encoded by the exons ATGCACGGCATACAAAGAGGTCTGGTGTTTGCCCTTTATTATCCTGTCATTGCAGCTATTGGTGTTCCAT ctaacttggcagtgattgtgattctgtcccgaggaagatgtggtctctccagatgtatcactttcTACTTGATGTCCATGGCAGTGACggttctcctggtcattatcacagctgtgatattaaaccggattgttggtatttatttcccatccaGTTTCCTGTTTATCACCCCAGTATATAGTTTCAGTTTTGTGTTAATGGCTGCAAGCAGAGATTGTTCGGTCTGGGTAACCGTCatgttcacctttgatcgatttgtagccatttgttgccagaagctaaaaacaaaatattgcaccgtgaAAACAGCAGCCGTGGTTATATGGGCAGTTTGTGACTTGAGTTGTTTCAAAAATACATTTCGGTACTTTATCTGTGAACCTTTGTATGTGATTAATAATAAACCGTGGTTCTGCAAAATTAAGTCAACATTTTATACCTCACCTGCATGGGCTGCTTTTGACTGGATTCACTGTATTACAATTCCTGttctcccattcattctgattttactgctcaatgctttgactgtcagacacattttagtggacaTTAGAATTCGTAGGAGACTCCAGGTCCGCAGCAAAGTTGAgaatcagagtgacccagagatgaaGAACCGGAGAAAATCGATCGTTTTGCTTTTCTGTATCTcgagcagttttatcctgttatggttgATGTTTCTTCTTACTGCACTCTATGTCCGAATTGCGAAAATTAGTTATTTCTCGGGTTTCAATTATAATGGATCAGTTGTTATCCTGGAGGAAGGCGGATATATGCTTCAGATTTTGAGTTCTTGCATAAAcccatttatttatgcagggacccagaATAAGTTCAGAGATGAGTTaaggaatggggtgaaatatccacgGACTCTGAATGCTAAATTATTTAAATAA